The Dethiosulfovibrio peptidovorans DSM 11002 genome has a window encoding:
- a CDS encoding LuxR C-terminal-related transcriptional regulator, which yields MTRDRLFSPPKYGTQTIYRKRMGAFLDKNIIQNKRWVYIEAPSGFGKTVSISRWISPLRNKLAWINLSIDDDVPERFVHKLVKAMAFAQKSNRKLAKAAESTGPPREVLYRSVSSLLDNDKNYVVVVDDFQHISDNETLEILSELAINPSFRFTLCILSRKGPPKELSPSILNGNMALMTEEYLVMDEEEISSMMTKHHMSRRKSEEVISETKGWPVAVNSYLMGDEGDWSLLDDYLDSRVWDRWPEEVREFMVRAAPCPRLDEDICRSLNGSRNYEPLLKHIRSSDAFLENSEDGGYSIFPPFREYLLRRMNSQLSKDRIDEIHRYLGRIFFDEGDYLVAADLYVRCLCLSGLSDCCTAMTKYRKEISVHSRFRFFKERVLGRIKFTEDEGLPLLAQSAFMYYLDGNAERFTEIMDMLYKRAERCGDGPFASFLTLLKVLDFRIPLNLYLERVIDGKETPTSSICFGKSPSPGTFTANMPLMHRSLRERSDLALSMEELHKTMARYREPLKKFLGQDHIILRECQFAGVLYEQNHLEEAYHHAVEAQTVVMKVNCRRDVRFCSDMILIHILKAMGRRDEASMIACEMERQINRDRANDLIPNLKAWRFRERMVSGDGTAAEEWLISYGENPILQPDLYDIYRHFTTERALIASGKPALAVLFGEKLLRLSQDFNRPMDELESYILLSTAYWSTDDRTRSYEYIEKALALAEPYGYVRMFLDEALSIKPMMVSFLRRTKSDGRRISGFASEVALAVTGTSYEDVVPSLEETSLSERQMRILALLKGNGSYRDIAEDLGIAHSTAKYHVTRLYRFLGVSNGAEALRKARSMGII from the coding sequence ATACGGAACTCAAACCATATACAGAAAACGAATGGGAGCTTTTCTCGACAAAAATATTATACAAAATAAAAGATGGGTCTACATTGAGGCCCCATCGGGATTCGGAAAGACCGTATCCATCTCCCGATGGATCAGCCCCCTCAGGAACAAGCTGGCATGGATAAACCTCTCCATCGACGACGACGTTCCGGAACGTTTCGTTCACAAGCTGGTGAAGGCCATGGCCTTCGCTCAGAAGTCCAACAGAAAACTCGCCAAGGCCGCCGAATCGACAGGTCCACCTCGGGAGGTGCTGTACCGATCCGTCTCGTCCCTTTTAGACAACGACAAGAACTACGTCGTGGTCGTAGACGACTTTCAACACATATCCGACAACGAAACCCTGGAGATATTATCAGAGCTGGCGATAAATCCATCCTTTCGATTTACTTTATGCATACTCAGCAGAAAAGGCCCCCCGAAGGAGCTGTCCCCCTCGATACTGAACGGCAATATGGCACTGATGACGGAGGAATACCTCGTCATGGACGAAGAGGAGATATCCTCCATGATGACCAAGCACCATATGAGCCGGAGAAAATCGGAAGAGGTCATATCCGAGACGAAGGGGTGGCCGGTAGCGGTAAACTCCTATCTGATGGGAGACGAAGGCGACTGGAGCCTTCTGGACGACTATCTCGACTCCCGGGTGTGGGACAGATGGCCCGAGGAGGTCAGGGAATTCATGGTAAGGGCAGCACCCTGTCCCAGGCTGGACGAGGATATATGCCGCAGCCTGAACGGATCGAGAAACTACGAGCCCCTTCTGAAACACATCCGCAGCAGCGACGCCTTCCTGGAAAACTCGGAGGACGGCGGATACAGCATATTCCCCCCCTTCAGGGAGTACCTGCTCAGAAGGATGAACTCCCAGCTGAGTAAAGACAGGATCGACGAGATACATCGGTATCTTGGCAGAATATTCTTCGACGAAGGGGACTACCTGGTAGCGGCGGATCTATACGTGAGGTGCCTCTGCCTCTCCGGACTGTCCGACTGCTGCACGGCCATGACGAAATACAGAAAGGAGATCTCGGTCCACAGCAGATTCCGTTTCTTCAAGGAGAGAGTGTTAGGACGGATCAAGTTCACCGAAGACGAGGGACTGCCTCTTCTGGCCCAATCGGCCTTCATGTACTACCTGGACGGCAACGCCGAAAGGTTCACCGAGATCATGGACATGCTGTACAAGAGGGCGGAGAGATGCGGAGACGGCCCCTTCGCGTCCTTTCTGACATTGCTGAAGGTCCTGGACTTCAGGATACCTCTGAATCTCTACCTTGAGAGGGTGATAGACGGCAAGGAGACTCCCACGTCGTCCATATGCTTCGGAAAATCCCCGTCTCCCGGAACTTTCACCGCCAATATGCCCTTGATGCACAGATCCCTCAGGGAGAGGTCCGACCTGGCTCTGTCGATGGAGGAGCTTCACAAAACAATGGCTAGATACAGGGAACCTCTGAAGAAATTTCTGGGACAAGATCACATCATACTTCGGGAATGTCAATTCGCCGGGGTACTGTATGAACAAAACCACCTAGAGGAAGCCTACCATCATGCGGTGGAGGCTCAAACCGTTGTAATGAAGGTAAACTGCCGTCGTGACGTCCGTTTCTGCTCCGACATGATACTGATCCACATTCTAAAGGCCATGGGACGAAGAGACGAGGCGTCAATGATAGCTTGCGAGATGGAGAGACAGATCAACCGCGACAGAGCCAACGACCTGATCCCCAACCTCAAAGCCTGGAGATTCCGGGAAAGGATGGTCTCAGGAGACGGAACGGCTGCGGAGGAGTGGCTGATATCCTACGGAGAAAACCCTATTTTACAGCCGGACCTATACGACATCTACCGACACTTCACCACCGAGAGGGCTCTTATTGCATCGGGAAAACCTGCTTTAGCCGTCCTGTTCGGGGAAAAACTTCTCCGTCTAAGCCAAGACTTCAATAGACCTATGGACGAGCTTGAATCCTACATCCTCCTCTCCACGGCCTACTGGAGCACCGACGACAGAACACGGTCCTACGAATACATCGAAAAAGCTCTGGCCCTGGCCGAACCTTACGGCTACGTGAGGATGTTTCTCGACGAGGCCCTGTCGATAAAGCCGATGATGGTCTCGTTTCTCAGGAGGACGAAATCCGACGGCAGGCGGATATCCGGCTTCGCCTCCGAGGTGGCCCTGGCCGTCACCGGAACTAGTTACGAAGACGTTGTCCCGAGCCTCGAAGAGACCTCTTTGAGCGAGAGGCAGATGAGGATTCTGGCCCTGCTCAAGGGTAACGGCAGCTACAGGGATATAGCGGAGGATCTAGGCATAGCCCACTCCACCGCCAAATACCACGTGACCAGACTCTACCGTTTTCTGGGAGTCTCGAACGGGGCGGAAGCCCTGAGAAAAGCCCGCTCCATGGGGATAATATGA
- a CDS encoding glycine/sarcosine/betaine reductase component B subunit has product MRLELHRAEVRDLRWGTPTRLENHVLYVDKEEAVAAISDDDRIESWEIDLARPGESVRIIPVKDVIEPRVKLEGGSGFFPGVLGPNETAGDGKTLVLSGAAVVSAGPIMAFQEGFIDMTGPGAEHTPFSKTFNVVVNAHPVEDLEKHQYEEALRLAGLKVGLYLAECCKDADIDKVEVFERGTVAEEALKYPDLPKVAHLCMCITQGLLHDTYLYGVDMKNILPTLVHPNEIIDGAMVSGNCVSACDKNTSWHHVNDPVIKELYALHGKEINFLGMIPTLESTVLAGKEKTSSFNAKLAHELGADGVIITEEGYGNPDTDICMNVKKCEALGIKTVVIADEASGTDGSGQGLADATPELTAFVSAGNVNEMVEVPAMDKVIGYPESIAHMSGGADDSLREDGSMYVELQSIIGSTCEIGTNRTGSEWV; this is encoded by the coding sequence ATGAGGCTTGAACTGCACAGGGCCGAGGTCCGGGACCTGCGATGGGGCACCCCCACCAGGTTGGAGAATCACGTCCTCTACGTGGACAAAGAGGAAGCCGTCGCTGCCATAAGCGACGACGATCGCATAGAGAGCTGGGAGATCGACCTGGCCAGACCGGGCGAGTCGGTTCGGATAATCCCGGTTAAGGACGTAATAGAGCCCCGGGTCAAACTGGAGGGAGGAAGCGGATTCTTCCCGGGAGTACTGGGCCCCAACGAGACGGCCGGGGACGGCAAGACCCTGGTCCTCAGCGGAGCGGCAGTGGTGTCCGCCGGGCCGATAATGGCCTTCCAGGAGGGCTTTATCGACATGACCGGGCCCGGAGCGGAGCACACACCGTTCTCCAAGACCTTCAACGTGGTCGTAAACGCCCATCCCGTAGAGGACCTCGAGAAGCACCAGTACGAGGAGGCATTGAGGCTCGCAGGACTTAAGGTAGGCCTTTATCTGGCTGAGTGCTGCAAGGACGCCGATATCGACAAGGTGGAGGTCTTCGAGAGAGGAACCGTGGCGGAGGAGGCACTCAAGTATCCCGACCTTCCCAAGGTGGCCCATCTCTGTATGTGCATCACCCAGGGGCTCCTTCACGACACCTATCTTTACGGAGTGGACATGAAGAACATACTTCCCACGCTGGTCCATCCGAACGAGATAATCGACGGAGCCATGGTATCGGGGAACTGCGTGTCCGCCTGCGACAAGAACACCAGCTGGCATCACGTCAACGACCCGGTCATAAAGGAACTCTACGCCCTTCACGGCAAGGAGATCAACTTCCTCGGAATGATTCCCACGCTGGAATCCACCGTGCTGGCCGGCAAGGAGAAGACATCTTCCTTCAACGCCAAACTGGCCCACGAGCTCGGGGCCGACGGGGTCATAATCACAGAGGAAGGCTACGGCAACCCCGACACGGACATCTGTATGAACGTCAAGAAATGCGAGGCCCTGGGAATCAAGACTGTGGTCATAGCGGACGAGGCCTCCGGGACCGACGGATCCGGACAGGGGCTGGCCGACGCCACTCCGGAGCTCACCGCCTTCGTTTCCGCCGGAAACGTCAACGAGATGGTGGAGGTTCCCGCCATGGACAAGGTGATAGGCTACCCCGAGTCGATAGCCCACATGTCCGGAGGAGCCGACGACAGCCTCAGGGAGGACGGTTCTATGTACGTCGAGCTTCAGTCGATAATAGGGTCAACCTGCGAGATCGGTACGAACCGTACCGGCTCGGAGTGGGTTTAG
- a CDS encoding CdaR family transcriptional regulator, with protein MEIARSTSDVIGYNVIITDTDGVIVGASDENRVGELHEASLAVIAERRGSSTSEDEARGLKGTLPGVTYPISSMSGSVVGSMAITGDADKVRPFALIVKKQIEILLKEREFFEHAANREHILQDFIQDLSTFVPGVSNETILLARASEFRYDRTWIYVPVAVDLYQFGRFALSVRRDYVNREGEKPETVIQGVKRKILLEIRRIFNGPKDISTMESNNRFVVLHGVRPAESYPAPSNAVTVTREKTEDLLGRITDEGLNAAVGIGSPALGIADLAASYKESWRALTLGKKFMQGPGVYCIDDYRLEEMISTVAPSVRNRFVLSSLRTLREEPDWNELKDTIRSWCESGFSLVNTAKELHLHRNTVIYRLDKIKVYSGHDLRNFRTCLNLYTALLLDRFLGPGSKE; from the coding sequence ATGGAGATAGCCAGGTCCACATCGGACGTCATAGGCTACAACGTCATAATCACCGATACCGACGGGGTGATAGTGGGAGCAAGCGACGAGAACAGGGTCGGAGAACTTCACGAGGCCTCTCTGGCGGTCATAGCCGAGAGGAGGGGCAGCTCCACCTCAGAGGACGAGGCCAGGGGGCTCAAGGGAACCCTGCCGGGGGTTACCTATCCCATAAGCTCAATGTCCGGTTCCGTGGTGGGGTCTATGGCCATAACCGGAGACGCCGATAAGGTCCGTCCCTTCGCGTTGATAGTGAAAAAACAGATAGAGATACTTCTTAAGGAGAGGGAGTTCTTCGAGCACGCGGCCAACAGGGAGCATATACTTCAGGATTTCATCCAGGACCTGTCCACCTTCGTCCCGGGGGTCAGCAACGAGACCATCCTCCTCGCCAGGGCCTCGGAGTTCAGATACGACAGGACATGGATATACGTTCCCGTGGCGGTGGATCTGTATCAGTTCGGACGGTTCGCCCTGTCAGTGAGGAGGGATTACGTCAACCGGGAGGGGGAGAAGCCCGAGACAGTGATACAGGGCGTAAAGAGAAAGATCCTCCTGGAGATAAGGAGGATCTTCAACGGTCCAAAGGATATATCCACCATGGAGAGCAACAACCGTTTCGTGGTGCTCCACGGGGTTCGGCCTGCCGAGTCCTATCCGGCACCGTCAAATGCCGTCACGGTAACCAGGGAGAAGACCGAGGACCTTCTGGGCAGGATAACCGACGAGGGGCTAAACGCCGCCGTGGGAATAGGGTCTCCCGCCCTGGGGATTGCCGATTTGGCCGCTTCCTATAAGGAGTCCTGGAGGGCCTTGACCCTGGGGAAGAAGTTCATGCAAGGGCCCGGGGTCTACTGTATAGACGACTATCGGCTGGAGGAGATGATATCCACCGTCGCCCCATCGGTGAGAAACCGGTTCGTGCTGTCCAGCCTGAGGACCCTCCGGGAGGAGCCGGACTGGAACGAGCTCAAGGATACGATTCGATCGTGGTGCGAGAGCGGCTTCTCACTGGTCAACACAGCGAAGGAGCTTCACCTGCACAGGAATACCGTCATATACAGGTTGGACAAGATAAAGGTCTATTCGGGCCACGATCTGAGGAATTTTCGTACCTGCCTCAATCTCTACACCGCCCTGTTGCTGGACAGGTTCCTCGGCCCCGGAAGCAAGGAGTGA
- a CDS encoding acetamidase/formamidase family protein, with amino-acid sequence MLKVSAKDAIYIFEPEMSPAASVKPGEVFKVETSDCFCGQIKSEGTLCSEIDFDRINPATGPITIEEAEPGDTLAVEIIRMDLADHGVAVTVPGEGLLGDSVERPSTKIIPIRDGKCLFAGLSLPVKPMIGVIGVAPEEGAFPTGTPWSHGGNMDTKDIGPGATLYLPVRRPGALLAMGDCHAVMGDGEVCCSGCEVAATITLRTSLIKGSSRKWPILETSEGLSVIVSGENLDSALSEATSEAVDMLKAGLGLSWEDAYVLSSLAMDLRISQLVDPKKTVRGVIPKGILTTSKLFKR; translated from the coding sequence ATGTTGAAAGTATCGGCGAAAGACGCGATATACATTTTCGAGCCGGAGATGAGCCCGGCGGCATCGGTCAAACCGGGGGAGGTCTTCAAGGTGGAGACCAGCGACTGTTTCTGCGGCCAGATAAAGTCGGAGGGAACCCTCTGCTCCGAGATAGACTTCGACCGCATAAACCCGGCGACCGGCCCGATAACCATAGAGGAAGCCGAGCCTGGAGACACACTGGCGGTGGAGATAATAAGAATGGATCTGGCGGACCACGGCGTGGCCGTTACCGTTCCGGGAGAGGGACTGCTGGGAGATTCGGTGGAGCGTCCGTCCACAAAGATCATCCCCATAAGAGACGGTAAGTGCCTCTTCGCCGGCCTGTCTCTTCCGGTGAAACCGATGATAGGTGTTATAGGGGTGGCCCCGGAGGAGGGGGCCTTCCCAACCGGAACTCCCTGGAGTCACGGAGGAAACATGGACACGAAGGACATCGGTCCGGGAGCGACCCTCTACCTTCCGGTCCGCCGTCCCGGAGCCCTTCTGGCCATGGGAGACTGCCACGCCGTCATGGGAGACGGCGAGGTGTGCTGCTCCGGATGCGAGGTAGCCGCCACCATAACCCTGAGGACCTCTCTCATAAAGGGAAGCTCACGAAAATGGCCGATTCTTGAGACCTCCGAGGGATTATCCGTCATAGTATCCGGAGAGAACCTGGATTCGGCCCTGTCGGAGGCCACCTCCGAGGCGGTGGACATGCTTAAAGCGGGGCTGGGACTCTCCTGGGAGGACGCCTACGTTCTATCCAGCCTGGCCATGGACCTGAGGATATCCCAGCTGGTGGACCCGAAAAAGACGGTCCGAGGGGTCATACCCAAAGGGATATTAACGACATCCAAGTTGTTCAAACGATGA